Within the Thermocladium sp. ECH_B genome, the region GCCTCTATAACGAATATTAGTAGGGGAATCAGTGAGAGGAGGAGCCAAGGCCGTGGAGTTGGGAATAGTAAGTATGTGTATGGAACCACATTAACCACGAATAGCGCGTAATCCATGGGTTTAGGCTTAGATACTAGTCTCAGGTGAACCCTAACCAAGCTAAGCAAGTTAATTGCAACTAGAAGCGTAGTGAGTAGGGTCCTGATTAGGTTTAAGCCGGAAAGTAATGCGGCGGATCCAAGTGATAGACCATAAGTCACAATAATCACGGAAATGGCGCCGCTATCCACGTGGATGGGGCGTGTCTTTACTTGCATGTTCAGCGTTGGAATTCCTGATTTTATGGATATTATCTAAGGTACTGCTTTCTTCTATTAATACTGCTAAGTATCATGCCCTATACTTTTCCCGTGATGCGGAGAAGCTTGACTCCATCATCTGTCTTCTGCGACTCCTCCACGAATCTCCGGAGAATCGTCGCTAGCCTCTTTTTCTCGGATGGGGGAACAGTGATCCAGGCAGGACATGACTTATCTATGATGGCCCCATCATAATCATCATAGTTGAGGGGGTAAAGCCTGCACCCGATTGGTCTATTCACATATATGCTGCACTTCCTTGTTTCCGGATCATAGAAGACGCAGTGCCCATCAATATTTCTAAGCCTCCATATGCCATCGCCTCCCCTCTCTGCGAAGTCCTCAAGCTTGTGTCCGAGGGCTACTATCCTCTCTATATCATCTATTAACAGCTCCATTTGAGTATTTAAACAGCACTCACCGCAGAGAGTGCAATTGAATTTAACCTCCGCCTCCTCGGGGTTCTTCACTATTCTAATCATTGCCTAGCCTGCCCAAACCTCTTAAGTATATAATTATAGGCTGAGTATGCTGCTAATGCCCCTTGCCCCGCGGCCACAGTTATTTGCCTGAAGTCAAGGGGAGTTATATTAACCGCATCCCCAGCAGCATATATGCCTGGCTCGCTGGTCTCCATTAGGTTATTGACCACTAGGTACCCCCTCTCGTCGGTCTTCAACCCGATTCCCCTAAATAACTCCACGGGGGGCTCCGCCCCTATTTCCACGAATATGCCATCAATTGAGAGACTATATTCCTGTCCAGTATCTACTCTCTGAAGAACGGCCGATCTCAGCAACTTGTCTCCCCTCAACTCCTTCACGATGGTGTTCCAAAGTATCTCTATTTTCTTGTTCTTCATTAGCATATCTTGATACGTTGGCTCCGCCCTGAGCTTGTCTCTTCTGTGAATCATGTAAACCTTCTTAGCGTACTCAGTTAGAAGAAGAGCGGCACTGGCCGCCGCATCGCCTCCACCTACAACTGCCACCACCTTATCCCTGAAGAGGGGGGCATCACATGGTGCGCAGTAAGAGACGCCTTTGCCGTCGAACTCCTTCTCGCCCTTAACATTTAGCTTCCTCCTCCTCTCCCCAACCGCTAATATAACTGTCCTGCTCCTAAATTCATCGCCGGAGGCAGTGGTCACTATGAATATATCACCATCCCTCCTCACAGATGCAACCGAGTCCAGCAAGAACGGTACTCCATAACTCTTCACGTGCTGTTCGAACTTGCTTACTAGATCGGGCCCCATTATCCGCTCATAACCCAAGTAATTCTCCACCCAGCCGGCTTTCCCAACTTGNCCCCCAATATCCTCGCTTATCACTGCAACAGATAACTTGTACCTGGCAGCATAAAGCGCAGCATTAAGGCCAGCCGGCCCCCCGCCCACTATTATCACGTCAAGTAACTTGGATTTAAGTTCATCAACCACATCCCCAGCCAATTCAAGGCTGCCTAAGGACAATGACATAGATTAAGGAAAGAAGTGGTAATTATATAAACCTTTTTAGCGAATGCTATCCCTAAATGATCAGATTAACTGGAGACCCCGTCCGTAAGAGCGGGGTAATTTACGCTTAGTCTTAATTTAGCTTAGAACCATTCAATATATAGGCCAATAATTAATAGGGACCCCGATTCCTTAATTCATGGCAATTAAGACCCTGAAGGCGAGTACTCTCTACACTCCACACCAAGTCCTCCACGATGTTTCAGTTATTATCAGGAATGGGGTCGTGGAGGAAATAAGCGAATCCAACAGCGGCTTCGATATTGATCTCAGGGGATTAATTGTTGCGCCGGGTTACGTGGATACCCACATACATGGCTGCTGCGGCATAGATATAACTAGTTTAACCACTGCGAGAGAACTGAACAATTTATCGACTGGATTAACCAGGTTCGGGGTCACTTCATTCGTGCCAACTCTCGTCTCCTCACCTCACGCCAATATACTCAGGATACTTAAGTTATTATCAAGCGCGCGGAGAAGCATTGAGGGAGCTAAGGCGCTCGGGATAGGGCTTGAGGGGCCCTATATAAATCCAGAGAAGCGGGGAGCCCAGAGCATTAATGCAATACGCGCGCCAAGTCTGGAGGAGCTTGATCAGTATATGGGGCTCCTCGACAATCCCCCCCTGATAATTCACTTGGCGCCAGAGGTAAAGGGGGCATATGAATTGATACAGCGCGCATCCCTGCATGGTGCTATAGTCAGCATAGGTCACACGGATGCCGATTATGAGACAACTATGCGAGCCATAGCACTGGGGGCCACTAGGGCCACACACTTATTTAATGCAATGAGGGGCATTCATCATAGGGAACCCGGCGCAGCGATGGCGTTGATGGATAACGCCAATGTATACCTAGAGCTAATAACGGATTTCATTCATTTAAGGCCGGAAATCATTTTATTCGTCCTTAAATACGCAGGGTGGCAGAGGGTGGTTCTAGTTACGGATGCAATGGCTGCAGCCGGTCTCGGCGNTGGGGAATACGTCCTGGGCGATCTTCATGTAATTGTCTCTAATGGTCGCGCATCGCTTCCCGACGGAACTTTAGCGGGCAGTTCATTAACTATCGATCAAGCCGTGCGCAACATGATCAGCCTTGGCTTGTCTCCTAATGTTGCGATAAGCATGGCTACAGACATGGCGGCCCGCTCCATTGGATTAATGAGGATGGGTTGTCTAAGGCCTGGATGCATTGCCGATGTCGTTGTGCTGGACGATAAGTATAGAGTGATCAATACGATAATAAATGGAACTGGTCAGGGCTTGGATGCGCGATAAAATGGTAAGTCTCTTTATCGCGAGAGGAGGCAGGCTTTGGTATAGACATGTTCTTCTTTAAATAATTGAGGTTCACTATAAAAGAAAACTTTATATTTAGTTGGCTAAAGAGGTCATAATGGTAGAGCTTAAGGTAGTCACGTGGAACGACGTCACTACTTATCTATTGCATATAGTGGAGGAGATGGGGAGGGATAGATTCAAGCCCGACATCGTCGTTGGCATAATGAGGGGCGGCGTCGTGGCNGCTCGATTGATCGGGGACTTCCTTGGCGTGGACTCCATATCATCAATGGAGGTGAAGTTCTATAAGGGAATTGGCGAGCAGGGGGATGAACCTAGGATAACCCAACCATTGACCGTTGCCGTGGAGGGAAAGAAGGTGTTGGTGATAGATGATATAGCTGATAGCGGCAATACGTTAATCACTGCTGTGGAGTACATTAAAAACATGAAGCCCATGCAAGTAAAAACGGCCACGCTTCTCGTGAAGCCATGGTCGAAATTTAAGCCGGATTATTATGGCGGTGAAACGACTATGTGGATAGTGTTTCCCTGGGAGTTAGGGGAAACATTGAGGGAACTTGGAAGCAACTCAACGCAATTGGTTAGCAAGATGGATAGCGAATTGGCCGGTAAAATAATGACAATAATGAAGATCCTCAATAACTAGGACAACAAATCCACGGAACAAGGGCTATGACTGAGTTTAGGCTGTTCGCATTCGTTCGTTAAGCATCATTAAATTAGCGTCGGGATTCACCGCTAGGACCGGAGATACTAGTTGCTTCTTTTACGTTTGCTGTTAAATATATAAGGTAATGCTTATTAATATGCCAATTATTCGACAATTATGCAACAAGTAAAGCTAAGGCATTACATAAACGGCGAATTTCGGGAACCAAGCAACGGTGAGTATAGTCAGAAAACCACTCCAATAGATGGCTCTGTCATAGCGTTAGTTCCCAGTGGAACTCGGGAGGATGCTAAGGCAGCCATAGATGCGGCATATGAAGCCGGCAAGCAATGGTCCAAGTTAACGCCGATCAAGAGGTCCGACTACATATATAAAATATATGAAGTGGCGAGGTCCATGGAGGAGGACTTAATCAATACATTAATAGTGGAGGGCGGCGGCATTTATAAGAAGGCATGGGGTGAGGTCGTTTTCACCGAGAGACTCATACGTAACGCCGCGGAGTTGGCTCGTCATTATGAGGGCGAGGTCCTGAATTCCGATAGTGAGGCCACAATATCCATGGTATTCAAGAAACCGAAGGGAATAGTGGGCATCATTACTCCATGGAATTACCCATTATCCATATCGATGAAGAAGGTAATTCATGCCCTGGCAATAGGGAACACTGTTGTATTGAAAACCGCCAGCGATACTCCAATAACTGGTTATAAGATAGCTGAAATGGCAAGTAAGGCCGGTCTTCCAAAGGGCGTGCTTAACGTCGTGTTCGGATCCGGAGGCGTTGTCGGCGATGAGATAGTGACCAATAAGAAGGTTTCCCACATCACCTTCACCGGAGAAACTGGAACCGGAAAGCAAATAGCAGAGAAGGCGGGCCGCGGATTAAAGACTGTTACCCTGGAGCTTGGGGGTTCTGACCCCCTGATAGTGCTTGATGACGCGGATCCAGACTATGCGGCTCGATTGGCCGTGTTTGCGGCCTTCTTCCATCAGGGACAGATATGTACGGCCTCTAAGCGAATAATAGTTCATAAGGGGATTTACGACAAATTCGTTCCGAGATTCATAGAATACACTAAGAGACTTAGAGTAGGCGATCCTCGCGTTGATAAGAACATCGACTTTGGTCCCCTCATAAATAAGTCCCAAGTTAATTCCATGGTGGAGTTCCTTAATGATGCAGTGAAGCGGGGAGCTAAGGTGGAGACCGGGGGCAAGGTAAACGGCAACTACTTTGAACCCACCATACTGACAGGAGTGGATAGGAATGCAAAGGTCCTGCGAGAGGAGGTGTTTGGCCCGATTAGGCCCATAATAATGGTTGAGAACGATGATGAGGCCGTGGAGGTCGCGAATGATACGGAGTACGGTTTGTCGGGTGCAGTGTTGACCAGCAACATAAATAGGGCAATGAGCATAGCGGAGGCCGTGGAGTCAGGCATGTTCCACATAAATGACGTCACGTTCCTGGAGGAGTCGCATGTGCCATTCGGCGGAATAAAGGCAAGCGGAATTGGGAGGGAGGGAGGCAAGTATTCCTTCCATGAATCCACATATGATAGGTGGACCACCATAACGCTTAGGCAGAGGAAGTTCCCAATACCATCATGAACCCTAAAAACCATGAACCCAAAAACATAACTAAATATCTCTGTTGAAACGATCGGCGAGCCTCGCCCCTTTAGGGCAAGGGGAGGGACCTAAATCTTTTTCATGTTAGCAGAAATGTCTTTATATTCTTGCTTTTATTGATGAACTCCCACGCCGATGTGGGCTCTGCCCAAAAGGGTGGGATGGCGGAGATGGGAGCCCCGTGCCGTTGGGCTCGACGGGGACCCGCCCATCATAAGGCTTGGCAGGTGGCTGAGGCCCAAGTCCCTACACTCAATTAAATGAAGGTAAAATGAAGGTGACAAACGGTCAGACATCTATTTCCCGGTCTCCATTTATTAAGTCTACCTTAAGTAATCGCCCCATCAAGTACTTCTCGTAAAGTATCCCCGTCTCCGTCGCCGCCGATCTCAGTATTTCTCCACTTATCCCAGGCACGCCTGCGCTTATTATCAATATATTCCTAGTGGCTTGATCAACCATGGTTAGCTCAGAGTCCCTGTAGGGATACACGTGAAGTATAGTGCCGTCGCTGGCCGCGAGCACGATTTGATTACTGCTTAGTTTTTTCCTTGGGGAGCCTATTGGTATGAATACTTCCCCCTCGGCAGCATACCTAAGCGTAAGCTTCTTGGCCCTTATCTTATCAATATCATACAGTCCAATGGGCACCTTATACTTAATGCTGATTATGTTGCCTATATCCACCGCTGGATTTATGGTTGGCACCCGTCCCCCATTTAATAACCTCCGTATCAGCGCCTCCTGTGATGGTCTCTGCTTTGTTGGATCTATCTTTAGGTACTTCCAGTAAAAGTCCCTATACGCACGAATAATGGGATCACTTAGTAAGGTGCTTATGGTGTTTTTCTTAGCTTCC harbors:
- a CDS encoding N-acetylglucosamine-6-phosphate deacetylase — its product is MAIKTLKASTLYTPHQVLHDVSVIIRNGVVEEISESNSGFDIDLRGLIVAPGYVDTHIHGCCGIDITSLTTARELNNLSTGLTRFGVTSFVPTLVSSPHANILRILKLLSSARRSIEGAKALGIGLEGPYINPEKRGAQSINAIRAPSLEELDQYMGLLDNPPLIIHLAPEVKGAYELIQRASLHGAIVSIGHTDADYETTMRAIALGATRATHLFNAMRGIHHREPGAAMALMDNANVYLELITDFIHLRPEIILFVLKYAGWQRVVLVTDAMAAAGLGXGEYVLGDLHVIVSNGRASLPDGTLAGSSLTIDQAVRNMISLGLSPNVAISMATDMAARSIGLMRMGCLRPGCIADVVVLDDKYRVINTIINGTGQGLDAR
- a CDS encoding aldehyde dehydrogenase, whose product is MQQVKLRHYINGEFREPSNGEYSQKTTPIDGSVIALVPSGTREDAKAAIDAAYEAGKQWSKLTPIKRSDYIYKIYEVARSMEEDLINTLIVEGGGIYKKAWGEVVFTERLIRNAAELARHYEGEVLNSDSEATISMVFKKPKGIVGIITPWNYPLSISMKKVIHALAIGNTVVLKTASDTPITGYKIAEMASKAGLPKGVLNVVFGSGGVVGDEIVTNKKVSHITFTGETGTGKQIAEKAGRGLKTVTLELGGSDPLIVLDDADPDYAARLAVFAAFFHQGQICTASKRIIVHKGIYDKFVPRFIEYTKRLRVGDPRVDKNIDFGPLINKSQVNSMVEFLNDAVKRGAKVETGGKVNGNYFEPTILTGVDRNAKVLREEVFGPIRPIIMVENDDEAVEVANDTEYGLSGAVLTSNINRAMSIAEAVESGMFHINDVTFLEESHVPFGGIKASGIGREGGKYSFHESTYDRWTTITLRQRKFPIPS
- a CDS encoding phosphoribosyltransferase: MVELKVVTWNDVTTYLLHIVEEMGRDRFKPDIVVGIMRGGVVAARLIGDFLGVDSISSMEVKFYKGIGEQGDEPRITQPLTVAVEGKKVLVIDDIADSGNTLITAVEYIKNMKPMQVKTATLLVKPWSKFKPDYYGGETTMWIVFPWELGETLRELGSNSTQLVSKMDSELAGKIMTIMKILNN
- a CDS encoding thioredoxin reductase — protein: MSLSLGSLELAGDVVDELKSKLLDVIIVGGGPAGLNAALYAARYKLSVAVISEDIGGQVGKAGWVENYLGYERIMGPDLVSKFEQHVKSYGVPFLLDSVASVRRDGDIFIVTTASGDEFRSRTVILAVGERRRKLNVKGEKEFDGKGVSYCAPCDAPLFRDKVVAVVGGGDAAASAALLLTEYAKKVYMIHRRDKLRAEPTYQDMLMKNKKIEILWNTIVKELRGDKLLRSAVLQRVDTGQEYSLSIDGIFVEIGAEPPVELFRGIGLKTDERGYLVVNNLMETSEPGIYAAGDAVNITPLDFRQITVAAGQGALAAYSAYNYILKRFGQARQ
- a CDS encoding Fe-S oxidoreductase, giving the protein MIRIVKNPEEAEVKFNCTLCGECCLNTQMELLIDDIERIVALGHKLEDFAERGGDGIWRLRNIDGHCVFYDPETRKCSIYVNRPIGCRLYPLNYDDYDGAIIDKSCPAWITVPPSEKKRLATILRRFVEESQKTDDGVKLLRITGKV